The following is a genomic window from Caldalkalibacillus thermarum.
TGTCTTTTGCTTTTTAGGGGCCTCTTCATGCCGTTAACAGACGAGCTATTAACGGCATGAAGAGGGATTGGCGAATGTGTGTTTGCCCTCTGAAATTTTACTCATACTCTGACCAGCCGTATGAAAAGAACCGGCTAGGAAAGACTAAAAATAGGCCGCCGGGAAGTGGCAATGCTAATCCTAGAACAGGAGGTACGTATGGGTAAGGACAAAATAAGAGTGCGCATTACCTGTGAAGTATGTGGTGAACAATTTACCCTGCGGGGAAGAACAGATAGAATGGACCGTTATTATGGTACCGGTTTTAAACGCTGCCTTTGTGACAATGAGCATCGTTTTTCAGTGCGTCCAGTTGATGATCAATAATTGGAAAGGGGAAGCGAAGAGGAAAGAATCTGGCCGCGGATTCTTTCCTCTTTTTTTGCATAAATCCCTCGGGAAAGTAGAAAAATACCACTACAACGTTCAATGACATGAGGGAGGTACAGCATGGTATGCACAGACGAATGGAGCATAGCTTGAAAGCTGGTACGTTGTGCCTGGTAATTGCTGCTCTGCTACTTAGCTTTTTCATTCCGCATACAACCGCTTCTGCTTTTAGCCCCCAAGTGATTCAACGGGGAGCCACAGGTGATGATGTGATCGAATTACAAGCGAGATTGCAGTATATCGGTTACTATAAAGGACCTATTAATGGTGTTTTCGGCTGGGAAACTTACTGGGCTGTGCGTAATTTCCAGCACGATTTTGGAATTGATATTGATGGTCTTGTCGGTGATGAAATGAAAGAAAAACTTTTGGCTGTCACTGAATTTGACAAGGATTATGTGTATGGCAAGCTGGCACAAGGTGAAACTCCCCGCCATTTTGGGCCGCACAAAGGGCCTGAGGGATTGGCGCCTCCAGGACAGCGTGATCCCGGTAATTTGGACAAGGTCAAATGGGTTCCCCCTGGTACGCATGGGAAAGAACCTCCCCGGCCCGAGGCCCCTGCCAGACCCGAGGCCCCTGCCAGACCCGAGGCCCCTGCCAGACCCGAGGCCCCTGCTAGAGAAGAACGGGCACCTGCACCTGAACGGGCTCCACGCCCAGCTGAAGAACGGCCGGCCCCTCCTGCTCAGCCTGAAAGGACTCCGGCAGAAGCTCAAGTGGGCCAGCTGCAACAAGCCGTGAATATCCCACAAGGGTTCAGCGAAAATGATATCAGACTGATGGCCAATGCCGTTTATGGTGAAGCACGGGGTGAACCGTACGAAGGCCAGGTTGCCGTTGCAGCGGTCATTTTGAACCGTGTCCGCAGCCCGGAATTTCCCAACACGGTATCCGGTGTTATTTTTGAACCGCTGGCCTTTACGGCTGTGATGGACGGACAAATCTGGCTAACGCCCAATGAAACGGCTAGAAGAGCAGTGATGGATGCCATCAACGGCTGGGACCCGACCGGTGGGGTCGTGTATTACTTTAATCCTGCTAAGGCCACCGCACCATGGATGTGGGAGCGTTATGGCGAACAAAAGGATCAAGCATTACAAATCGGAAATCACATATTCTTTAACTAGAAAGGAGTGAACACTGTGGTGGTTGCACGACTCTTAAAAATTGCCTTCGCATTATTCTTAACGGTTGCCCTGGCAGGGACAGCCTATTGGGGCTATCAGGAACATCAGGATAAAAACTCAATCTTGATCAAAGCGGAAAACAATTATCAACGGGCCTTTCATGACTTAAATAACAATCTGTCCAATCTGGAAGATGAACTGGGCAAGGCCCTGGCGATGAACTCCAGAGATCTCTTGGCCCCTTGTATGGCTAACATTTGGCGTTTGGCTTATTCGGCCCAATCCAACCTTGGACAACTTCCGTTAACATTAACCCCCTTTCATAAAACAGACCAATTTTTGGCCAAGATAGCGGATTTTACCTATGACATAGGGATGAGGGATTTAGCGAATGAACCCTTAACAGATAAGGAATGGAAGAGGTTGAAAAACCTCCATGCCCAAGCCCAAGATGTGCAAAGGGAATTAAAAAACCTGCAAAGTAAAATTATTGACCAAAATTTGCGGTGGATGGATGTAGAGCTGGCAGTCGCCTCGGAAAATATAGAACAGAGCAAGGAAATTTTGGATGGCATTGAAACATTGAACAAACATGTGGAAGGTTATATCGAAACAGAGTGGGGAGCCGAGGAATCAAAGTATACTGAACTGCAGTCTCAGAAAGCCAAAAAAATCCCTGGCAAGGAAATTACCAAAGAAGAGGCCGTAAAGAAGGCCAAAACATTCCTCGGTCTTAAAGGAGATCTCAATGCCAAGGTGGAAGAGGCTGGAGGCGAAGAATTTGAGACGTTCAAGGTTCGCTTTGATCATCCAGAGCGAGACAGTTCGGTGTCGGTCGATGTTTCTAAAAAGGGCGGCCATGTGTTGTGGTTTTTGGACAGCAGGAACATTAACAAAACGGAAATCGGACTGTATGATGCCCAGCAAAAGGCTCTGGAGTTTTTGAAGGAAAGGGATATTACCTCGATGGTGGCCGTCGAAGCGGACCAATACGACAATGTCGGTGTCTTTGATTTTGTCCGTGTGGTGGATGAGGTCAGGATTTACCCAGATCTCATCCGGGTCAAGGTGGCTTTGGACAACGGGGATATTATCGGCTATGAAGCACAAGGCTATGTATTAAACCATAATGCTGCTCTCAACATCCCGGAGCCCAAAATTACGCTTGAAGAGGCTAAGAAAAATGTAAACGGCAATCTGAACGTGATGGAAGAGCACCTCAGCGTGGTTGAACTGGATGCTGGAAAATATCAACTCTGTTATGAATTGCTGGGTACGATCGAGAACGAAACTTACCGGCTGTTTATCAATGCCGAAAACGGACGGGAAGAAAAAGTGGAGAAAATGAAACAAGCTGAACCTATTGTCTAAAAGCTTTTTAAAGATAGCCTGCTACGTTTGTAGTAGGCTTTTGTGCTTATTTTGGTATAATTAAGAAAGGGGGGAGGAAGATTGGATTATCTGTATAAAGTTGGGGACAAGTTATTTATGAAACCTTGTTCAGAAGCTGGATCAGATACATATAAAGCACGGATTGTCGATTTAAACGAGCAGTACATCTATATTGAGTTGCCTATGCATGAGCAAAGCAGTCGTCTGGCTTTTTTTCCTGAGGGGACAGAACTTGAGGTGTGGTTTACTGGCAAAGACAAGGTGCCTTACCAGTTTGTCAGCCAGGTGGCAGGCAGAAGAAAGGAGCGTATACCTGTTACATTGCTGACCCATCCGCATCCTGATACCATCGAACGCAAACAGAGGCGCCAATATTTACGGGTTCCCTGTGATGAAAAGATCTTTCTTTATGTCCAAAATGATCACCAAGCCCCTAAAGACCCCTTAATCGCTCAAGCGGTAGATTTAAGCGGAGGGGGAATGGCTTTTACATTGGCTGGTAAAGAACAGCTACAGCCAGGCGATGAGGTGAAGTGGGAGTTTTCACTCCCGCCGGTTCATGAATCTTCCACTCCGATTTCCGGTCGGGGGGTGGTAAAAAGAGTGACGCCGCCTGCCGAAAAAGGAATGCCTTATAAATACTCCGTCGCTTTTACCGAAATCAGAGAACAGGACCGGCAACAGATTATCCGTTATTGTCTCCGCCGCCAGTTAGAAATGCGCAAAAAGGGGTTGGATATGTCTTAAATTTGTTTTTTCGGTGGGTATGAAAACAGGGAAGCGGTCAAAACTAAACAATAGAATGTGAGTTGCTTCAAGATGCGAATTGCTCTAAAGAAGGTGGCCAAACATGAAGGACGTATACCCCCGGTCTCATGGGCGCCATACCAATCGGTCATACGCTTCTGACCCCTTGCGGCAGCGCATTCATGGCTATTTTATCCCCTTATCCGAGCAGACGGAACGGCTGCTGTTCATGATCTTGATCTTTTTGTTGATTGGACTTTTCATAAGCCAAATCTTTATCCTGAGTAAAGAGGAGCATCAGGAGCTGGTGAACAAATCTGTGCGCTATGAAGGCGTCTTTCATGATGATCAAGTTGAAATCAGGGCAACATTGCAACGCCGGTAGCGGTATGGTATGATTTTAATGTTTAAACTAGCAGGGTTCTCCTGCTTTTTGTTTTGGATAAAGAGGGGGAAGGATTGAATAACCATGAAGATCGCCATAGACGGTCCTGCCGGAGCTGGCAAAAGTACAGTGGCCAAAATGGTAGCGGATAAACTGGGGTATCTGTATGTAGATACGGGAGCAATGTACCGGGCATTGACTTGGAAAGCGCTGCATGACAATGTGGATATCAGCTCTGGGGAGGCGCTGGTCCGCCTGCTTAACCAATGTCGCCTTGAACTTCAATCGGACTCGGCGAGTCAGAGGGTGGTTCTGAATGGACGGGATATTACGGAGGCGATCAGGACACGTGAGGTGAGCAATCATGTCTCTGAAGTGGCCAGCCATCCCCAGGTGCGGGAAGCGATGGTCGAACTGCAAAGGGAAATGGCAACCAAAGGAAATGTGGTTATGGATGGACGGGATATTGGCACCTATGTAATCCCTGATGCAGATGTTAAGATTTACCTCACAGCTTCCCTGGAAGAACGCGCCCGGCGCCGTTATGAAGAGCTGCGAGCCAAGGGGCACGAAGTTTCCTTTGAGGAGATTAAGCAAGAGATTCTCGAAAGAGATGACAAGGACAGTAAGCGTGATACCGCTCCTCTTCAAAAAGCAGCCGATGCTTTAACCGTGGACACGACCGGACTTTCCATTACCGAGGTCGTCAATTGTATCTTAAACATTGTTCATCAAAAAACATGAACAAGGGGAACAGCACTTATGTTCTATGAAATCTGCCGTATTATTCTGCACACCGTTTACCGCCTGTTGTTTCGGTATAAAGCTTACGGTACTGAGCACATACCGGAACAAGGCGCTGTTTTATTGTGTGCCAATCATATCAGTAACTGGGATCCGCCCCTGGTGGGTCTCCCTGTCATGCGGCGTGTTAACTTTATGGCCAAACAAGAGTTGTTTAAAATTCCGCTTTTATCCCAAGTATTACGTTATTTAGGAGCTTTTCCTGTCAAGCGGGAAGCGACGGATAAAAAGGCCATCCGTACGGCGCTGTCCCGTTTGCAAGAGGGGAAGGTCGTTGTGATTTTTCCTGAAGGAACAAGATCTAAGAGCGGACGATTGCAAAAAGCGTATAGCGGGTCCGGGTTTTTAGCCTTGA
Proteins encoded in this region:
- the ypeB gene encoding germination protein YpeB — encoded protein: MVVARLLKIAFALFLTVALAGTAYWGYQEHQDKNSILIKAENNYQRAFHDLNNNLSNLEDELGKALAMNSRDLLAPCMANIWRLAYSAQSNLGQLPLTLTPFHKTDQFLAKIADFTYDIGMRDLANEPLTDKEWKRLKNLHAQAQDVQRELKNLQSKIIDQNLRWMDVELAVASENIEQSKEILDGIETLNKHVEGYIETEWGAEESKYTELQSQKAKKIPGKEITKEEAVKKAKTFLGLKGDLNAKVEEAGGEEFETFKVRFDHPERDSSVSVDVSKKGGHVLWFLDSRNINKTEIGLYDAQQKALEFLKERDITSMVAVEADQYDNVGVFDFVRVVDEVRIYPDLIRVKVALDNGDIIGYEAQGYVLNHNAALNIPEPKITLEEAKKNVNGNLNVMEEHLSVVELDAGKYQLCYELLGTIENETYRLFINAENGREEKVEKMKQAEPIV
- a CDS encoding DUF5359 family protein, producing MKDVYPRSHGRHTNRSYASDPLRQRIHGYFIPLSEQTERLLFMILIFLLIGLFISQIFILSKEEHQELVNKSVRYEGVFHDDQVEIRATLQRR
- the sleB gene encoding spore cortex-lytic enzyme, with translation MHRRMEHSLKAGTLCLVIAALLLSFFIPHTTASAFSPQVIQRGATGDDVIELQARLQYIGYYKGPINGVFGWETYWAVRNFQHDFGIDIDGLVGDEMKEKLLAVTEFDKDYVYGKLAQGETPRHFGPHKGPEGLAPPGQRDPGNLDKVKWVPPGTHGKEPPRPEAPARPEAPARPEAPARPEAPAREERAPAPERAPRPAEERPAPPAQPERTPAEAQVGQLQQAVNIPQGFSENDIRLMANAVYGEARGEPYEGQVAVAAVILNRVRSPEFPNTVSGVIFEPLAFTAVMDGQIWLTPNETARRAVMDAINGWDPTGGVVYYFNPAKATAPWMWERYGEQKDQALQIGNHIFFN
- the cmk gene encoding (d)CMP kinase, producing MKIAIDGPAGAGKSTVAKMVADKLGYLYVDTGAMYRALTWKALHDNVDISSGEALVRLLNQCRLELQSDSASQRVVLNGRDITEAIRTREVSNHVSEVASHPQVREAMVELQREMATKGNVVMDGRDIGTYVIPDADVKIYLTASLEERARRRYEELRAKGHEVSFEEIKQEILERDDKDSKRDTAPLQKAADALTVDTTGLSITEVVNCILNIVHQKT
- a CDS encoding lysophospholipid acyltransferase family protein, which gives rise to MFYEICRIILHTVYRLLFRYKAYGTEHIPEQGAVLLCANHISNWDPPLVGLPVMRRVNFMAKQELFKIPLLSQVLRYLGAFPVKREATDKKAIRTALSRLQEGKVVVIFPEGTRSKSGRLQKAYSGSGFLALKQPCTVIPVAIIGPYRLFRPVKIIYGSPVNLDDLRVEKITKQEAVLATERIMNSIRQLLENQQSKTSEHNGRSFGNSV
- a CDS encoding flagellar brake protein gives rise to the protein MDYLYKVGDKLFMKPCSEAGSDTYKARIVDLNEQYIYIELPMHEQSSRLAFFPEGTELEVWFTGKDKVPYQFVSQVAGRRKERIPVTLLTHPHPDTIERKQRRQYLRVPCDEKIFLYVQNDHQAPKDPLIAQAVDLSGGGMAFTLAGKEQLQPGDEVKWEFSLPPVHESSTPISGRGVVKRVTPPAEKGMPYKYSVAFTEIREQDRQQIIRYCLRRQLEMRKKGLDMS